Proteins encoded in a region of the Onthophagus taurus isolate NC chromosome 10, IU_Otau_3.0, whole genome shotgun sequence genome:
- the LOC139431497 gene encoding uncharacterized protein PF3D7_1225600-like has product MESYSGNFQKFTMRLRNILNDQITKCIQMKTTHNFNENGDNLAEETFFTSRSKNSKENPKRNNEESKKYLNIKKLFPKCQKKTLSIDESLQELKRIELEIKMIEEDIETNHKELTQNTKFIYEIITLDETKPTTSKNKLKFTKWRSKIKTPQKNEFDETFNENKIIKVDVSSKEINISPTNFEPNSETDYLSPFTSMETTPENSSLGIDDLTISEWISNLICKSKSFLIQKFRSRSKFSVDSSDDDIEIDNLSCHSHLNVNTEKDDFDFNFLLPTFSNKTNEKKRWTSLLYSKLFKSQNKDNTEVEMKVLNSPKPIKSEDDFVKKLEETTDKLRSLSLKEENSIKTQTNGFKKLFPEESLQNINFWEDESIPEEVKMAKKDDGGTEKHKDFCELFDIIQNIKESFNERREILSFHDTKSDHLIKPLKVLKEYRRKSDEKF; this is encoded by the coding sequence atggaGTCATACAGcggaaatttccaaaaattcaCAATGCGCttgagaaatattttaaatgaccaaataacaaaatgtattcaaatgAAGACAACCCACAATTTTAATGAGAACGGAGATAATTTAGCTGAAGAAACGTTTTTTACATCTAGGTCCAAAAACAGTAAAGAAAACCCAAAACGAAATAACGAAGAAtctaagaaatatttaaacattaaaaagttatttccaaaatgtcaaaagaaAACGTTAAGTATTGATGAATCTTTACAAGAATTAAAACGTATCGAATTAGAGATTAAAATGATTGAAGAAGACATCGAAACTAATCATaaagaattaacacaaaacactaaatttatttacgaaattattaCATTAGATGAAACAAAACCAACCACCTCAAAAAATAAGCTAAAATTTACGAAGTGGcgaagtaaaataaaaacgcctcaaaaaaatgaatttgatgaaacattcaacgaaaataaaattataaaagttgacgtttcaagtaaagaaattaatatttcccCAACAAATTTTGAACCCAACTCAGAAACCGATTATTTATCACCTTTTACGTCGATGGAAACAACCCCGGAAAATTCTTCGTTAGGAATCGACGATTTAACGATATCCGAGTGGATTTCTAATTTGATTTGTAAaagtaaatcatttttaatccaaaaatttaGAAGTAGGAGTAAATTTAGTGTGGATTCATCAGATGATGATATTGAAATTGATAATTTATCATGTCATTCtcatttaaatgttaatacaGAAAAGGATGATTTTGATTTCAACTTTTTATTACctacattttcaaataaaacgaaTGAAAAAAAGAGATGGACGAGtttattatattcaaaattatttaagtcgCAAAATAAGGATAACACCGAAGTTGAAATGAAAGTTTTAAATTCCCCAAAACCGATTAAATCCGAAgatgattttgtaaaaaaattagaagaaacaACGGATAAATTAAGATCGTTATCGCTTAAGGAAGaaaattcgataaaaacaCAAACGAAtggatttaaaaagttatttccaGAAGAATCTttacaaaacattaatttttgggAAGATGAATCCATTCCTGAAGAAGTAAAAATGGCTAAAAAAGATGATGGAGGTACAGAAAAACATAAAGATTTTTGCGAACTTTTTGATATAATACAAAACATAAAGGAGTCTTTTAACGAGCGACGTGAAATCCTTTCTTTTCATGATACGAAATCGGATCACTTGATAAAACCTTTGAAAGTACTCAAAGAGTACAGAAGAAAAAGCGATGAAAAATTCTGA
- the LOC111428262 gene encoding tubulin beta chain-like: MREIVHIQAGQCGNQIGAKFWEVIADEHGINPTGMYHGDSDLQLERINVYFTEATGGKYVPRAILVDLEPGTMDAVRSGPFGQLFRPDNFVFGQSGAGNNWAKGHYTEGAELVDSVLDVVRKEAEGCDCLQGFQLTHSLGGGTGSGLGTLLISKIREEFPDRIMNTFSVVPSPKVSDVVVEPYNATLSVHQLVENTDESYCIDNEALYDICFRTLKLTTPTYGDLNHLLSSTLSGVTTCLRFPGQLNSDLRKLAVNMVPFPRLHFFIPGFAPLTSRGSQQYRALTVSELVMQMFDSKNMMAACDPRHGRYLTVAAIFRGRMSMKEVDEQMLNVQNKNSSYFVEWIPNNVKTAVCDIPPRGLKMSATFIGNSTCIQELFKRVSEQFTAMFRRKAFLHWYTGEGMDEMEFTEAESNMNDLVSEYQQYQEASAEEEGEFDEEDEAEDK, translated from the exons ATGAGGGAAATCGTACACATTCAAGCTGGACAATGTGGAAATCAAATCGGGGCTAAG ttttgGGAAGTTATTGCTGATGAACACGGAATTAATCCTACAGGAATGTATCATGGTGATTCAGACCTCCAATTAGAACGTATAAATGTGTACTTTACTGAAGCAACGGGGGGTAAATACGTTCCCCGAGCAATTTTGGTCGATTTAGAACCTGGAACGATGGATGCTGTTCGTTCAGGACCGTTTGGACAACTTTTTAGACCggataattttgtttttgggCAAAGCGGTGCAGGGAATAATTGGGCTAAAGGACATTACACGGAAGGAGCAGAATTGGTTGATTCCGTTTTGGATGTTGTGCGCAAAGAGGCAGAAGGATGTGATTGCTTACAAGGTTTCCAATTGACGCATTCTTTAGGAGGCGGAACTGGTTCCGGGTTAGGAACtttattgatttcaaaaatacgGGAGGAATTTCCCGATAGGATTATGAATACTTTTTCGGTTGTGCCATCACCGAAAGTATCAGATGTTGTTGTTGAACCTTATAACGCTACGTTATCGGTACATCAATTGGTCGAAAATACAGATGAAAGTTATTGTATAGATAACGAAGCTTTATATGATATATGTTTTCgcacattaaaattaacaacacCTACATACGGGGATTTGAACCATTTGTTATCGTCTACGCTATCAGGGGTGACCACATGCTTACGATTTCCTGGTCAATTAAACTCAGATTTAAGAAAACTCGCTGTTAATATGGTTCCCTTCCCGCGTCTACACTTTTTCATCCCAGGATTCGCCCCATTAACATCACGGGGAAGTCAACAATATCGAGCTTTAACGGTCTCTGAATTAGTTATGCAAATGTTTGATTCCAAAAATATGATGGCAGCTTGTGATCCTCGCCACGGAAGATATCTCACTGTTGCTGCTATTTTTCGAGGACGTATGTCGATGAAAGAGGTTGATGAACAAATGCTTAATGTTCAAAATAAGAATAGCAGCTACTTTGTCGAATGGATACCTAATAATGTTAAAACAGCTGTTTGTGATATCCCACCTAGAGGATTAAAGATGTCTGCAACATTTATTGGAAATTCCACATGCATCCAAGAATTATTTAAACGTGTATCAGAGCAATTTACGGCTATGTTCCGAAGGAAGGCGTTTCTCCATTGGTACACTGGCGAAGGAATGGAtgaaatggaatttactgaaGCTGAATCGAATATGAACGATTTAGTATCTGAATATCAACAGTACCAAGAAGCTAGCGCCGAAGAAGAAGGAGAGTTtgatgaagaagatgaagCGGAagataaataa